The following coding sequences are from one Sphingomonadaceae bacterium OTU29LAMAA1 window:
- a CDS encoding DMT family transporter produces MHQARSPRKTVPAAIVSGDATASAGLAFVALVVANIALAFGPWFVRLADVGPVAAGFWRIAIAVPFLGSLALASGARPVRLPPLLWIMLGIGGIAFAADLGSWHLGIVRTTMANATLFGNSAILIYPIYGFLVARAWPTRMQGFALLLAAAGAALLLGRSYQLDPRNLAGDLLCILAGILYTVYIVLMARVRGTMRPLPALALSSTATALPLLLFALLLHEQVMPQHWTPLLALALVSQVVGQGCMIYALGQLSPLVVGIALLIQPIVAGAVGWIEYGERLQGPDWVGVALVALALVLVRRAEVAPKRAAAQEEAA; encoded by the coding sequence ATGCATCAGGCGCGGTCCCCAAGAAAAACTGTCCCGGCCGCAATCGTTTCGGGTGACGCTACGGCATCCGCCGGTCTGGCCTTCGTCGCGCTGGTCGTCGCCAATATCGCACTGGCCTTCGGGCCGTGGTTCGTCCGGCTCGCCGATGTCGGACCGGTCGCGGCGGGGTTCTGGCGGATCGCGATCGCGGTGCCGTTCCTCGGTAGCCTGGCGCTGGCGAGCGGAGCGCGCCCTGTCCGCTTGCCGCCATTGCTGTGGATCATGCTCGGCATCGGCGGCATCGCCTTCGCCGCCGACCTCGGCAGCTGGCACCTCGGCATCGTCCGTACGACGATGGCCAATGCGACGCTGTTCGGCAATTCGGCGATCCTGATCTATCCGATCTACGGCTTCCTCGTCGCGCGGGCATGGCCGACGCGGATGCAGGGATTCGCGCTGCTGCTGGCGGCGGCGGGCGCGGCGCTGTTGCTGGGGCGATCGTACCAGCTCGATCCGCGCAATCTCGCCGGCGACCTCCTCTGCATCCTCGCGGGCATCCTCTACACCGTCTATATCGTGCTGATGGCGCGGGTGCGGGGCACGATGCGGCCGCTGCCGGCGCTGGCGTTGTCGAGCACCGCCACCGCGCTGCCGCTGCTGCTGTTCGCGCTGCTGCTCCACGAACAGGTCATGCCGCAGCACTGGACGCCGTTGCTGGCCCTCGCGCTCGTCAGTCAGGTGGTGGGGCAAGGCTGCATGATCTACGCGCTCGGCCAATTGTCGCCGCTGGTCGTCGGCATCGCGCTGCTGATCCAGCCGATCGTCGCCGGCGCCGTCGGCTGGATCGAATATGGCGAGCGGTTGCAGGGACCGGATTGGGTCGGCGTCGCGTTGGTGGCGCTCGCATTGGTGCTGGTGCGGCGCGCCGAGGTTGCACCGAAGCGCGCGGCGGCGCAGGAGGAAGCGGCATGA
- a CDS encoding COQ9 family protein, which yields MTQDLTLDEIRDRLAPGIADNAAFDGWSDDARDMAADGAGIDRDVARLAFPDGAVDMIDAWFAAIDRQMAAALPSDALAAMKIRARISALVEARLDAVAINRESLRRALTILALPQNVVRAARLGWRTVDLMWRMAGDTATDYNHYTKRTILLGVYGATITVFLDDNSEGHADTSAFLSRRIDGIMRFEKAKAGFVKRYEHRPSLSRFVGRLRYPVV from the coding sequence ATGACGCAGGATCTGACACTCGACGAAATCCGCGATCGCCTTGCCCCCGGGATCGCCGACAATGCGGCGTTCGACGGCTGGAGCGACGATGCGCGCGACATGGCTGCGGATGGCGCCGGGATCGATCGCGACGTCGCGCGACTCGCCTTCCCGGACGGTGCGGTCGACATGATCGACGCCTGGTTCGCCGCGATCGACCGGCAGATGGCCGCGGCTCTGCCGTCCGATGCGCTGGCAGCGATGAAAATCCGCGCACGTATCTCCGCGCTGGTCGAGGCGCGGCTGGATGCGGTCGCGATCAACCGCGAATCGCTGCGCCGTGCGTTGACGATCCTCGCCCTCCCGCAGAACGTCGTCCGCGCCGCACGACTCGGCTGGCGCACCGTCGATCTGATGTGGCGCATGGCCGGCGATACCGCGACCGACTACAATCATTACACCAAGCGCACGATCCTGCTCGGCGTCTACGGCGCCACGATCACCGTCTTCCTCGACGACAACAGCGAAGGTCATGCCGACACCAGCGCCTTCCTATCCCGCCGGATCGACGGGATCATGCGCTTCGAAAAGGCGAAGGCAGGCTTCGTGAAGCGTTACGAACATCGGCCGAGCCTGTCGCGCTTCGTCGGCCGGTTGCGCTACCCGGTGGTGTAG
- a CDS encoding ferrous iron transport protein A: protein MDMSRTVVPALDLVSLPRRQPATVSGIDWTRLALPEARRLRELGFDEGVPVEVLHRASLGGGPIACRIGRMTVALRRAVAGAIHVAPALPAE, encoded by the coding sequence ATGGATATGTCGCGTACCGTCGTGCCCGCCCTCGATCTCGTGTCGCTTCCCCGTCGCCAGCCCGCGACCGTATCGGGCATCGACTGGACGCGGCTGGCGCTGCCCGAAGCGCGGCGGCTGCGCGAACTCGGTTTCGACGAAGGCGTGCCGGTAGAGGTGCTGCACCGTGCTTCGCTGGGTGGCGGACCGATCGCGTGTCGTATCGGCCGGATGACCGTGGCACTGCGTCGCGCGGTGGCCGGCGCTATCCATGTCGCTCCGGCGCTTCCAGCCGAATAA